A window from Kluyveromyces lactis strain NRRL Y-1140 chromosome E complete sequence encodes these proteins:
- the NUP170 gene encoding Nup170p (similar to uniprot|P38181 Saccharomyces cerevisiae YBL079W NUP170 Abundant subunit of the nuclear pore complex (NPC), required for proper localization of specific nucleoporins within the NPC, involved in nuclear envelope permeability and in chromosome segregation): MSIYSTPLKSNWNGNANFANPSANVNGLPMNGIGNTSLVPQQQGSDGTIGTYGANMTNVISGLNGNTVNPLNFNASHEHIKVTGLGAANPLNLASQYIDHLLRRDISTPVLDERSYYNNGVNYNFSKEVGGLGPFTPFERLNVINIPDEILQQVSTAEIKTNMGLFPDIERCWITVDSKLILWHYNNPSDFQSIDDIKHTILQVALVKPKPDTFVESINHLLLITTPFDIYILAISYDRISGSFNIFNTGMSVSVHGLDVHEIVYYEKTGQIFFSGNSNGTNIWELQYSSSEDWFNNKCSKLCLTQSALLSLLPTNIFSKIPGSALVQSLFEEDSKYAQEYITHLTVDQSRGILYSLSSKSVIRAYKINGKSLDGPTTIEPSYIKRIMGTTPARGAAILGNKYLKIVKVEVVSKEENNNLFLVAITIGGVRLYFNGSVNSGSVEALRLESIKFPPSSVSPETIEIELQQQQQQQTRKLTPFYSSLNSMESVQLKYQKKSSVLLESSKASSIISPGIFFSAVTKHPAEQTLGTMGTPVATVQNTPIQHKLFVSVPDYGILKNHGRYVENSVFLDTTAPVREVIPISSLFNGANKPEGYANAFATQYSVEPLKVAVLTNTSVEIYKYRNPDQILESLINNPLPFIVNYGLVETCSSALFVTCKFNKSESLRSNALTLFTVGIPNVVEIKPTYNKYANSAVSTLLGKPSLNLMTPQKSSTELSKTANTLSTPNVSGANNFNLDDVILSARFYGTALLIARLFRDIWDKDIFQLDPHVKINPDNSVMKSSIKGDNIITKIVVSRGDIEYYLSSVMILNEFFQSYGNSITTITNISPINGEKVVDKGEDVAHQAENVAMNAVIKLLQSIKESLSFLNVLFEESEVDGYEGQYLAFVDIMKYLNFDIQYDLSKLKFKDIFNPNEQTKNLIREILSSIINRSITKGGSIEYIATALQERCGSFCSTGDVLGFRAVEHLRKAKEIGLRDQETLNYHLTNAAKLFERIVDDVSLDKIKEAVGIMLELNYYPKTVEFLLNIANAMDKGKLALQYVADGSLEHDERKKYYNARVSIYEIVFETLIKVDQLAALPENVNNQDIQKTRDEVYNVTLKYNDKLFHYQMYDWLVQQKSEEKLLQLDSDFILPYLEEKAAKSLEISNLLWVYQSKRSHFLEAAQILYSLAISDFDIPLQNRIEYLSRANVFCNGVSPPSQRQAMIQLSGMIKEVVDVASIQDEIVRALKDDLRIDSTVRNEALQQLEGKILTVTELYNDFAAPLSYYEICLLIFKVSDFRNHEEIISKWEELFSSFKEHLSENNATDELEKSTTFISLASSTVIRVGKNVRTSEFVFPVVDLFPHICSLIYENLPKEHIKAGSIASIFIQAGVSYDRMYHVLKDLIETTTSSNDIYEQEMVWLIKEWYHSDRKLRDLIPLEEIRSFDKYSIENDPLENYKKRTGDSVF, from the coding sequence ATGTCAATATATTCTACGCCGTTGAAAAGCAATTGGAATGGCAATGCAAACTTTGCCAACCCGTCTGCCAATGTCAACGGGCTACCGATGAATGGAATTGGCAATACCTCTTTGGTGCCTCAACAACAAGGATCAGACGGTACTATAGGAACGTACGGTGCTAATATGACAAACGTAATTTCAGGTTTAAACGGCAACACAGTAAACCCACTGAACTTTAATGCTTCACATGAGCATATTAAGGTAACGGGTCTTGGTGCTGCAAATCCTCTGAATCTTGCCTCTCAATACATTGATCATTTGTTGCGTCGTGACATTAGTACCCCGGTACTGGATGAAAGATCGTACTACAATAATGGGGTTAACTACAATTTTTCCAAGGAAGTTGGTGGATTAGGCCCATTTACTCCGTTTGAAAGACTTAATGTGATTAACATACCAGATGAAATTTTGCAGCAAGTATCTACTGCtgaaatcaaaacaaaTATGGGTTTATTTCCCGATATTGAACGTTGTTGGATCACTGTTGATAGCAAGTTGATCCTCTGGCATTATAATAACCCTTCAGATTTCCAATCAATAGATGACATCAAGCATACCATATTACAAGTTGCCCTAGTGAAACCGAAACCTGATACATTCGTGGAATCAATCAACCACTTGTTATTGATAACAACTCCTTTTGACATATACATACTCGCAATTTCTTATGACAGAATCAGCGGCTCgttcaatatcttcaacaCAGGGATGAGCGTTTCTGTTCATGGATTGGATGTACATGAAATCGTTTATTATGAGAAAACAGGacaaatcttcttttctggTAACAGCAATGGGACCAACATTTGGGAACTTCaatattcatcttcagaagaTTGGTTTAACAATAAATGCAGCAAACTTTGTTTGACACAGTCTGCTCTTTTGAGTTTACTCCCCACAAATATTTTCTCCAAGATTCCAGGCTCGGCACTTGTACAAtctttatttgaagaagattcaaagTATGCACAAGAATACATTACACATTTGACTGTAGACCAATCGCGTGGTATTTTGTActcattatcatcaaaatcagtCATCCGAGCTTATAAGATTAATGGTAAATCCTTAGATGGACCAACTACAATCGAACCCTCTTATATTAAACGTATCATGGGAACGACTCCGGCTAGAGGAGCTGCTATCTTGGGTaacaaatatttgaaaatagTTAAAGTAGAGGTGGTTtcgaaagaagagaataaCAATTTATTTTTGGTAGCTATCACAATTGGCGGTGTTAGGTTATATTTCAATGGTTCTGTTAATTCTGGTAGCGTAGAAGCTTTAAGATTAGAATCCATCAAGTTCCCACCAAGTTCTGTCAGTCCAGAAACCATAGAAATTGAGTtacaacagcagcagcagcaacaaaCTAGAAAACTTACACCCTTCTATTCTTCCCTCAACAGTATGGAATCTGTACAGTTGAAATACCAGAAAAAATCGTCAGTGTTACTTGAAAGCTCGAAAGCTTCGTCAATTATTTCACCTggcattttcttttctgctGTTACAAAACATCCAGCGGAACAAACATTGGGAACTATGGGAACACCTGTAGCAACTGTTCAAAACACTCCAATACAACATAAGCTCTTTGTCAGTGTACCAGATTATggtattttgaagaatcaCGGTCGCTACGTCGAAAATTCTGTATTTTTGGATACCACCGCCCCAGTAAGAGAAGTTATCCCCATATCCTCTTTGTTCAACGGTGCCAATAAGCCAGAGGGCTATGCCAATGCTTTTGCAACTCAGTACAGTGTAGAACCATTGAAGGTTGCCGTTTTAACAAATACATCTGTGGAAATCTATAAATACCGTAACCCAGACCAGATCTTGGAGTCCTTAATTAACAACCCGCTGCCCTTCATTGTAAATTATGGGTTAGTCGAAACCTGCTCATCTGCTTTATTTGTCACTTGTAAATTCAATAAGTCAGAGTCTTTGAGATCCAATGCGTTAACTCTTTTCACTGTAGGTATACCTAATGTTGTGGAAATCAAACCAACATACAACAAATACGCGAACAGTGCGGTATCAACACTACTAGGTAAACCATCACTGAATTTGATGACCCCACAAAAAAGCTCTACTGAATTAAGCAAAACTGCCAATACTCTTTCGACACCAAATGTATCTGGTGCAAATAATTTCAACCTTGATGATGTCATCTTGTCCGCTAGATTCTACGGTACCGCTCTGTTGATTGCCAGATTATTTAGAGACATATGGGATAAAGATATTTTCCAACTCGATCCCCATGTAAAAATTAATCCGGATAATTCAGTGATGAAGAGTTCAATTAAAGGTGATAATATTATTACAAAAATCGTTGTATCAAGAGGTGATATCGAATATTATCTATCCTCAGTAATGATTTTAAACGAGTTCTTCCAATCATATGGTAATTCAATTACAACAATCACTAATATTTCTCCAATTAATGGAGAAAAGGTGGTGGATAAAGGAGAAGATGTTGCGCATCAGGCAGAAAATGTTGCTATGAACGCAGTTATCAAACTCCTTCAATCCATAAAGGAGtcactttcatttttgaacGTACTATTCGAAGAGAGTGAAGTAGATGGTTACGAAGGGCAATACTTAGCATTTGTTGACATTATGAAGTACTTGAATTTCGATATTCAATACGACTTAAGCAAGTTGAAATTCAAGGATATTTTCAATCCCAATGAACAAACCAAAAATTTAATAAGAGAGATTCTCTCCTCAATCATCAACAGAAGTATTACAAAAGGTGGATCTATTGAATACATCGCTACTGCACTTCAAGAACGCTGTGGATCGTTTTGTTCCACCGGTGATGTTCTTGGCTTTAGAGCTGTCGAGCACTTGAgaaaagcaaaagaaatagGACTCAGAGATCAAGAAACACTCAACTATCACCTAACCAATGCAGCAAagttatttgaaagaatagTTGATGATGTGTCTTTAGATAAGATAAAAGAGGCTGTAGGTATCATGTTGGAACTTAATTACTACCCAAAAACCGTCGAatttttgttgaatattGCCAATGCGATGGACAAGGGTAAATTGGCACTTCAATATGTTGCAGATGGATCTTTGGAACACGatgaaaggaaaaaatacTACAATGCTAGAGTTTCGATCTATGAAATTGTGTTCGAAACTTTAATCAAAGTTGACCAACTAGCTGCTCTGCCTGAAAATGTTAACAatcaagatattcaaaaaaCCCGCGATGAGGTTTACAACGTTACTTTAAAATATAACGACAAATTATTCCATTATCAAATGTATGATTGGTTGGTACAGCAAAAGTCTGAAGAaaagcttcttcagctAGACTCAGATTTTATTCTACCATActtagaagaaaaagcaGCGAAATCCCTAGAAATTTCCAATCTTCTTTGGGTTTACCAATCCAAAAGATCGCATTTCTTGGAAGCAGCTCAAATTCTGTATTCATTAGCTATTTCGGATTTCGATATTCCTCTACAAAACAGAATTGAGTACTTGTCAAGAGCTAACGTTTTCTGTAATGGAGTCTCTCCGCCAAGCCAAAGGCAAGCCATGATTCAATTATCTGGCATGATAAAAGAAGTTGTCGATGTAGCAAGCattcaagatgaaattgTCCGTGCTCTCAAGGATGACCTCAGGATTGATTCGACTGTCAGAAATGAAGCCTTGCAACAACTTGAAGGCAAAATTTTGACCGTGACTGAACTTTATAATGACTTTGCCGCACCATTGAGTTATTATGAAATTTGTCTGCTCATTTTCAAAGTCAGTGACTTTAGAAATCATGAGGAAATCATATCGAAATGGGAAGAGCTTTTCAGTTCTTTCAAGGAACATTTATCAGAGAACAATGCTACGGATGAACTGGAAAAAAGCACTACTTTCATTAGTCTAGCATCATCAACAGTGATTCGTGTTGGTAAGAATGTACGTACCAGTGAATTTGTGTTCCCAGTTGTTGATTTATTCCCACACATCTGTAGCCTAATATATGAGAACCTTCCAAAAGAACACATCAAAGCAGGTTCAATTGCATCTATTTTCATCCAAGCTGGCGTCTCATACGACCGAATGTACCATGTTCTCAAAGATTTAATTGAAACAACTACCAGCTCCAACGATATTTACGAACAAGAGATGGTTTGGCTGATTAAAGAATGGTATCACTCTGACAGAAAATTGAGAGATTTGATACCACTAGAAGAAATTCGTTCCTTCGACAagtattcaattgaaaatgacCCATTGGAAAATTACAAAAAGCGCACAGGTGATAGTGTGTTTTGA
- a CDS encoding uncharacterized protein (weakly similar to uniprot|P40065 Saccharomyces cerevisiae YER106W MAM1 Monopolin, kinetochore associated protein involved in chromosome attachment to meiotic spindle) has translation MVGKLRRKIPLDNQDVNTQPAKRMCLKKNILLEDLNKENIPIEIPYLNESPQSASSSLTGVLNLHLEKQSPQRKRLSTNIETDTVLDTKKQEVLTSLKLEELQDNFKDLERRLSIQNRDYFIKDAHYSDEDLTKCRTNFLFELECLPNLSWSQKGNLRTASYIPSVYQKLDPNWYFSQAFSIDDFTNLPESVKPFYILNPMNEVPECNNQQIEPVGPEKATVHIENIEPLSKMIPSSKLKFRAKSCAFDEDIDCQLLFKQKISDCNYYEDEVDQISLPDSLDHCRSVKKKVTDGKKSLNRNSILFHTDKRN, from the coding sequence ATGGTCGGAAAGCTTAGAAGAAAGATCCCATTGGATAACCAAGATGTTAATACCCAGCCGGCGAAAAGGATGTgcttaaaaaaaaatatcctattggaagatttgaataagGAGAATATTCCGATTGAAATACCTTACTTAAACGAAAGCCCTCAATCAGCTAGCAGCAGCCTTACAGGGGTTTTGAACTTACATCTCGAAAAACAATCTCCACAACGCAAAAGGCTGTCCACCAATATAGAGACGGACACTGTGTTAGATACGAAAAAGCAAGAAGTTTTGACTTCTTTAAAGttagaagaattacaaGATAATTTTAAGGACCTTGAAAGAAGATTAAGCATTCAAAATCGTGAttatttcatcaaagacGCTCACTATTCagatgaagatttgacGAAGTGTAGAACtaattttttgtttgaattggaaTGCTTACCAAACTTGAGCTGGTCTCAAAAAGGTAACCTTCGAACTGCTAGCTATATTCCGTCAGTGTACCAAAAGTTGGACCCAAATTGGTATTTTTCACAGGcgttttcaattgatgattttacCAACTTGCCTGAATCAGTTAAGCCATTCTATATATTAAACCCAATGAATGAAGTACCAGAGTGCAATAACCAACAAATTGAACCAGTTGGACCGGAAAAGGCAACTGTGCATATTGAAAACATCGAACCTCTTTCTAAAATGATACCCAGCTCCAAATTAAAATTCCGTGCTAAGTCGTGTgcttttgatgaagatattgattGCCAACTGTTGTTTAAGCAGAAAATTTCAGATTGTAACTATTACGAAGACGAAGTTGATCAAATATCACTACCAGATAGTTTGGATCACTGTAGATCTGTTAAGAAAAAGGTTACGGACGgaaagaaatctttgaacagAAACTCTATTCTATTCCACACCGATAAAAGGAACTAG
- the PET112 gene encoding glutamyl-tRNA(Gln) amidotransferase subunit PET112 (similar to uniprot|P33893 Saccharomyces cerevisiae YBL080C PET112 Protein required for mitochondrial translation), giving the protein MLVFRRNYAKRNTGSKFKILPEYKLKCGLEIHTQLNTDNKLFSMSTNSPFADVDKPNYHTSYFDVSIPGTQPILNLQAVLFALKLSLALRCKVSLNSHFDRKHYFYGDQPLGYQITQHYNPFSSKGKLRLYKDLDSIEEAFKDISVIQLQIEQDTGKSVYNSTDSNTKIDLNRSNVPLIEMVTEPDFTDLKQIRAFIKKYQNLVRHLKISTGDLETGAMRVDVNLSINDYARVELKNLPNTSSITNAIKYEYNRQVNMIEKGEGDQLKHTETRGWTGSETVKLRTKESIIDYRYMPDPELPNILLTNEIVEGVEKTIPTLPDDTCMMLMQEPYGLTLKDAKILTINSNGHDDLYSHDELRACYFSTFDAYHSLCKKQNEEFVRKLPANWIIHELLGNLNKMEIPLIKVSHILPPEKFAELLLLISKKTISNASGKLLLSHILNSFKENSFVASEPINFNALIEEFELHAVSDVGSEELELICESIITELNNNKMIEDIKSGKKKNSIKFLVGQAMRISQGRIQAQEFEITFKRLLGVEP; this is encoded by the coding sequence ATGTTGGTGTTTAGAAGGAACTATGCTAAGAGGAATACTGgttccaaattcaaaattcttCCTGAGTATAAGTTAAAATGCGGACTTGAAATCCATACTCAACTGAATACAGACAATAAgcttttttcaatgtcaaCTAACAGCCCGTTTGCAGATGTGGATAAGCCAAACTATCATACATCGTATTTCGATGTTTCGATACCCGGAACACAACCAATACTCAACTTGCAGGCAGTTCTATTTGCATTGAAGTTATCGCTAGCATTACGATGCAAGGTCAGTCTAAACTCACATTTTGACAGAAAACATTACTTCTATGGTGATCAACCATTGGGCTATCAAATCACACAACATTACAATCCTTTCTCAAGTAAAGGTAAACTACGATTGTACAAAGATTTAGACTCTATTGAAGAGGCTTTCAAAGACATATCTGTCATTCAGTTACAGATAGAACAGGATACAGGTAAATCTGTATATAACTCTACTGACTCCAATACAAAAATCGACTTAAATCGTTCGAATGTGCCATTGATCGAAATGGTGACTGAACCCGATTTTACAGACCTAAAACAGATAAGAGctttcatcaagaaatatcaaaaccTTGTCAGACATTTGAAGATATCTACAGGTGACCTTGAAACGGGCGCGATGAGGGTTGATGTAAATCTTTCTATTAATGATTACGCCAGAGTAgagttgaagaatttacCAAATACTAGCTCAATCACTAATGCTATCAAATACGAATACAATAGACAAGTTAACATGATAGAAAAAGGCGAAGGTGACCAACTCAAACACACAGAAACTAGGGGATGGACAGGTTCGGAAACTGTTAAACTCAGAACTAAGGAAAGTATCATAGACTACAGGTATATGCCGGATCCAGAACTACCAAATATTCTTTTAACCAATGAAATAGTTGAAGGAGTAGAAAAGACAATTCCAACGTTACCAGACGATACCTGTATGATGTTAATGCAAGAGCCCTACGGTCTAACTTTAAAAGATGCAAAAATTCTCACAATCAATAGTAATGGCCATGATGATTTGTATTCCCATGATGAATTAAGAGCATGCTATTTTAGTACATTTGATGCATATCACTCATTAtgcaagaaacaaaacGAAGAGTTCGTGAGAAAACTACCTGCAAATTGGATAATTCATGAACTTTTGGGAAACCTAAACAAGATGGAAATTCCTCTCATCAAAGTTTCCCATATTCTACCTCCGGAGAAATTTGCTGAATTACTCTTGCTAATCTCTAAGAAAACCATCAGCAACGCCAGTGGTAAGCTTTTATTATCGCATATTTTGAATTCCTTTAAGGAGAACTCTTTTGTGGCTTCTGAGCCAATAAATTTCAATGCTCTAATTGAGGAATTTGAGCTACATGCAGTCTCAGATGTTGGTTCGGAAGAGCTCGAATTAATTTGTGAAAGTATAATTACCGAACTCAACAATAACAAAATGATTGAAGATATTAAATCtggtaagaagaaaaattctATTAAGTTCCTTGTCGGTCAGGCCATGAGGATATCTCAAGGTAGAATACAAGCTCAAGAATTCGAAATTACTTTCAAAAGACTTCTTGGTGTTGAACCGTGA
- a CDS encoding uncharacterized protein (weakly similar to uniprot|P38180 Saccharomyces cerevisiae YBL081W Hypothetical ORF) yields the protein MPGQLVNVPFFSQVEDMDTYLLKYRTLKQASQQQQNHPYQAAHRYNQQVKSNNGHYSSYTNSQHQNQHQQHNNNRKKYNNGTTFTQNNNYNTAYRQQGNAIKYNQQYQQSVTSMYNKSVHQQTYSSGYYAGYNSTSNSSYSNSNIGNANFNAHLNDTNNGNDNGYSNITPTDGNSAHNSNLSLNQLNGNVNNMSQLPASHIPFSPTSSVTPPPITPSRLSSTLSSVSVGSSVSNDMDLMVPMDMNNNRSIGQQQNRFLSQQHQSLQSLPQQYQQPLHSQPFHMQQQSFPTFGSNFIEQSFSQGHDFMNPLTPSSSSVTENNDPQLPYGGGLYSSSSLSSTFMLSEPTSTWNNDSSAQPTTSSVSIWNSDMSVWS from the coding sequence ATGCCTGGTCAATTGGTAAACGtcccatttttttctcaagTTGAGGATATGGATACCTACCTATTGAAATACCGTACTTTGAAACAGGCTTCTCAGCAGCAACAAAACCATCCATACCAAGCTGCACACAGATATAACCAACAGGTGAAATCTAATAATGGACATTACTCGAGCTACACTAATTCACAACATCAGAATCAGCACCAACAACACAATAATAATCGCaagaaatataataatGGCACAACATTTACCCAGAACAATAACTACAACACAGCGTACCGTCAACAAGGTAATGCAATTAAGTACAACCAACAGTACCAACAATCAGTAACCAGCATGTACAACAAATCAGTGCATCAACAGACGTATTCTTCTGGCTATTATGCGGGTTACAATTCGACATCCAATAGCAGTTACTCTAATAGCAATATCGGCAATGCCAATTTCAATGCTCATTTGAATGATACTAATAATGGGAATGATAATGGATACAGTAATATCACTCCAACTGATGGCAACAGCGCACACAATAGCAACTTGTCTCTGAATCAACTAAATGGAAATGTTAACAATATGTCCCAGCTTCCAGCTTCTCATATACCATTCAGTCCTACTTCAAGTGTCACACCTCCTCCAATTACCCCTTCTCGCTTGTCATCTACTCTAAGTTCGGTGTCAGTTGGTTCTTCTGTAAGTAACGATATGGATCTCATGGTGCCTATGGACATGAACAATAATCGTTCCATTGGACAGCAACAAAATCGTTTCTTATCACAACAACATCAGAGTTTACAGTCTTTACCTCAACAGTATCAGCAACCACTGCATTCGCAGCCATTCCACATGCAACAGCAAtcttttccaacttttggTAGTAATTTTATCGAACAGTCTTTCTCTCAAGGTCATGACTTTATGAACCCTTTAACAccttcgtcatcatcagtTACTGAAAATAATGATCCACAACTACCTTATGGAGGGGGGTTATACTCTTCAAGTTCGTTATCTTCGACTTTCATGCTCTCTGAACCAACTTCGACTTGGAATAACGACTCTTCTGCCCAACCAACtacttcttctgtttccaTCTGGAATTCTGACATGAGCGTTTGGAGTTAA
- the GLE2 gene encoding RNA export factor GLE2 (similar to uniprot|P40066 Saccharomyces cerevisiae YER107C GLE2 Component of the nuclear pore complex required for polyadenylated RNA export but not for protein import homologous to S. pombe Rae1p), with protein MSFYRTSNSSSSSTPSTMATEKDLANDIVLNNAAEDSISDIAFSPQSDFMFSVSSWDSKVRIWDVQSGSPQGRAQYDHQAPVLTTRWSIDGTKVASGGCDNVLKVFDVTTGQAQQIGQHNSAVQSLRFVSCGPTNQECIATGSWDKTVKYWDLRSPQPIMTLQMPERVYCMDASQKLMVVGMAERHIAVIDLNNPGQIFKTSLSPLKWQTRSISCYNEGNGFAIGSIEGRCAVQYIDEQEQRKDGFSFKCHRQQVQNNGAAGGRTSTEVQVYPVNSIVFHPIHGTFATAGGDGSFHFWDKNHRHRLKGFPKLNYSIPVCQFNRTGSVFAYALSYDWHQGHIGNRPDYPNVIRLHATTDEEVKAKKKTTGTR; from the coding sequence ATGTCCTTTTACCGTACAAGTAActcatcgtcatcatccACACCGTCAACAATGGCAACTGAGAAAGACTTAGCAAATGATATTGTTTTAAACAATGCAGCAGAGGATTCAATTAGTGATATTGCTTTTTCTCCACAGTCAGACTTCATGTTCAGTGTAAGTTCATGGGATAGCAAAGTTAGAATATGGGATGTCCAAAGTGGATCCCCTCAAGGAAGGGCACAGTACGATCATCAAGCTCCAGTGTTAACTACGAGATGGTCAATCGATGGAACTAAAGTTGCAAGTGGCGGCTGTGATAATGTCTTAAAAGTATTTGACGTGACTACAGGACAAGCACAGCAGATCGGACAACACAACAGTGCTGTACAATCTTTAAGATTTGTATCATGTGGACCAACCAATCAAGAGTGCATCGCTACGGGTTCTTGGGATAAGACAGTAAAGTACTGGGATCTTAGGTCTCCACAGCCGATAATGACATTACAAATGCCCGAAAGAGTGTACTGCATGGATGCTTCACAAAAACTTATGGTGGTAGGCATGGCTGAAAGACATATAGCGGTAATAGACTTGAATAATCCAGGTCAAATCTTTAAGACATCTCTATCACCTTTGAAATGGCAAACAAGGTCTATTTCGTGTTATAATGAGGGGAACGGATTTGCAATTGGTTCTATCGAGGGAAGGTGTGCCGTTCAATACattgatgaacaagaacaaaggAAAGACGGTTTTTCGTTCAAATGCCATCGTCAACAAGTGCAGAATAACGGTGCTGCTGGTGGTAGAACGTCTACTGAAGTCCAAGTGTACCCTGTAAATAGCATAGTATTCCACCCTATTCATGGTACGTTTGCTACTGCTGGTGGGGACGGTTCTTTCCACTTCTGGGATAAAAACCATAGACACAGGCTAAAAGGCTTCCCGAAATTAAACTACTCCATTCCTGTTTGCCAATTCAATAGGACGGGTTCTGTTTTTGCCTATGCACTAAGTTATGACTGGCATCAAGGCCATATAGGAAACAGGCCAGACTATCCAAACGTCATTCGATTGCACGCAACTACCGACGAAGAAGTCAAGGCTAAGAAAAAGACTACTGGAACCCGATAA